The following is a genomic window from Neurospora crassa OR74A linkage group III, whole genome shotgun sequence.
gggggaaggaCAGCAAGGTACCTTACAGGGAAGGTCACTTGTGTCAATGATTGGAGACGTCTCCGCATTCAGGACGATCAAGTGGGGTGCGGGGCCTTTGCTTTGACAGGGAACCGTTCTTTCTCCACCCAGTCTCCATCCCCCCCGGCATTCATGACGATAAGATAACAAGAGTGAGGTCAAAGACCCGTACAGTAACCGCTATCAGGCCGTTACTGTCACAATGGCACTGTCACTATCAGATTCAGCAGATCCGTCATCGGCTTTACGCTACACAGTACAGAGATAGTAATTACAGAAACCTTGAAACAACAAACATGCACTGCGAATCAGAGCGAGCCCGAACCACCATCCTTTTGGTAATGGAAACATGTGCGGCCTATGGTGATGCTTGATCTGTTGTAGtatctctctttcttcccccACGGACGGCCATATCGGTATTGTTAGGATTAGTGATGATGACCGCCCCGAGCGATACCGAGGGATACACTGGAGGGCAAGGAGATTCCCCTGATTCACCCGACCGCAACCGTCAGCGCAACCTCGTCGACGACCACAATCACAATCAAGGACAAGATGATGGATACAGCCAGGGACATGTAACCGGGACAGGGTTACATCCGCTTCACCAGTCACAAGGCCGTTACCCTCGCGCCTCTTCGCGCCGTGCCTCAGCCGCGCCCCTCAACTACGATGTGCCAGACGACTATGCACACCTCGAGGCATCCAATATATCGCCAGTCCAGAATCCAGACGAGGATCCCATCACTCGCCTTGACACTCTAGAGCGGGTCAGGACTCGCGATAGGGACTACCTTCGGGAACAAAGACGGaaaccactaccaccaccacaagaGCCCGAGTCATCAGCAGAAGACTACGAAAGAGAAAAGCAAGCCGGTGTCGTTGCCAAAAGACAAAAAGTCTCGCGCCTCGCCACCGAACTCTACACCATCTCGtacctcatcttcttctccctcctcggcACCCTCGCCAGACTGGGCCTACAAGCCCTCACCTCTGCCTACCCACAATCACCCATTATCTTCCCCTCGATATGGCCCAACTTTGCCGGCTGTGTGGTTATGGGCTTCCTGGCTGAGGATCGCATGCTCTTCCGGCCAGACTGgggccaacaacaacctaaCCCCAaaaaagacgacgacgatgatgaagaagccaAGGACATCgacccagcagcagccaagaaAGCTCACATGGCCCTGAAAAAGACCATCCCGCTCTACGTCGGTCTCGCAACCGGCTTCTGCGGCTCTTttacttccttctcctccttcatccgGGACATCTACTTGGCGCTTTCCAACGACCTCGCTGCCCATGGTAGTAGTGCTGCCCCCGTCTCCCGAAACGGCGGTTACTCCTTCATGGCCCTCCTCGCCGTCACTATAACCaccatctccctctccctctctggCCTTTTTGCGGGTGCCCacctcgccatcgccatcgccaccCTCTTCACCCGTTTCGATTTGGGTCTGCCCTACACGTTCGTTAGCCGCATCCTCGACCGTCTCATCGTCCTTTTGGGATTCGGCTGCTGGCTAGGCGCCGTGTTGCTGAGTATCTGGCCACCTGACCGCCACTCTGCTCAACCAGAAAAAGAGCGCTGGCGCGGCACGGCAACCTTTGCCCTCGTCTTTGCCCCCTTGGGCTGTCTCACGCGGTTCTACGCCTCGGCGCATCTCAACGGACGGCTGCCCAGTTTTCCGTTGGGGACTTTTGTGGTGAACATGCTAGGCACGGCGGTCTTGGGCATGGCGTGGGATTTGAACCATGTGCCGAGTTTGGGAGGAGTGGTGGGGTGTCAGGTGCTGCAGGGTGTGGCCGACGGGTTTTGCGGGTGCTTGACGACGGTGTCCACGTGGGTTTCCGAGTTGGCGGCGTTGAGGCGGAGACATGCCTATGTTTATGGGGGTGCGAGTGTGGGCGGGGGTTTGGcgttgatggtggttgtTATGGGGAGTTTGCGGTGGACGGAGGGGTTTGGTGAGGTAAAGTGTATTTCTTGAGGTGGCAGGTGCAATGGTAGGTAATGGATGCATGATAAGGGGTTGGTGGCTGTTAAAAGTTGGGCGTTTGTCACTGGGTGCATATGTTGTTTGTTTATGGCAAGAATTGTTGGATGAGCCAACAGCAATGATCtgctaaatattatcctgaTGTTTGGAATGTATTACCACCCTTTCAGTACTGCTGTCACGCTCACCATGTTCTATCAAAGATGCCAGCAATTAAAGGTATCAAAGACCCGGGGGTGGGGAGGTACGACGGGATTTTGGATGAGCTAGGCTGACAAACAAAAAAGATCTAGAGAAAAAATATTCAACAAGCCTCTAAACTGACCAAAGAACCCTTTGATCTACATGCTCCCTATCCAGAGGGCCCCTTTATCGAATGGCAATATCAGGATACCAAAACAAGCAAATAATCTATTGGCAAACAAATTCGtacctccttctctttctctcatcTCATCACTCCTCGAACAACTCTttgcctctctctcttttcaaGCCTTTCTCAAGAgcgcttcctcttcttggtCACATTCGAGCCTTCTCCCCCTTTACCTCCTCTCTTACCTGTCCtctgcctcttcctcgccgGAGAAgggtcttcctcttcccgaGCCTGAGGCAGAGGTCGAGGTTGGGATTGAGATTGAGGTCGAGACTCAACCGGATTCGAGAGGAGATCTTCAATGTCAATGCGAGCCCTCTTCCTGGTCGGAGTCGCATTGGCATTGCTGCCAGTCTTACTACTCTCCCCAGCCGTCTGGTTGGCCTTCCTAGCCTCCCTCGCACTCGCACTCGCCCTCCGAAGCACTCTACTCCCATACTCAACGCTATCCTCGTCCGCGTCCGCGACCCCTTCCCGCCCACCATCGACTTCCGTCCCATCCCTATCCATTCCCTGTCCAGCTCTCGACGTTTGAGCATATCCGGGCAGATGGACCGGAGTTGTCGTTTCGACAACCCCATCGGCTATGCCATTGCTCGTGTCtgtgggctgggctggggtGGGTTCGGGGCGGTCAGGGATAGGCCTTGGGGCGGTTGATGCTATCAAGGCGGCGAGGACGGTGGGAGACGGAGGCTCGAGCAAGCTGGCTCCTTTGGCTTTGGCCTTGCCTTTGCCTTTGTTCATGGGGGGAGGCGCGGTGCTGGGGATGGCAAaggcagaggaagaggaagaggctgcggcggaggaagaggcttgACCAAACAAAGCCCGCAGGTCGCGCGTGGACGTTGGCCTGGGCCTGGGTGCAGGTGCGGGTgcgggcgcgggcgcggGTGCGGGCGCGGGTTTGACGACCTCCTTCCCCTTGCCCTTTTCTTTGCGGCTGGGTCTGGGTAGAGAATCCTTCCCGGTGCCGGCCCCAGTACCGGCCCCAGTCGTCTGTTGCCGCTGGTTTTCCTTGTTCCTCTCAGCGGCGCCAGCGACCCGATTACCGCCGCTTGCATCCTGTGGAGGAGTGGAGGCGTGGACCCCGGTCTGGAATGTCCGCTGGAGTCGAGATACTGTGAGAGGGCCAGGAAGTTCGACTCGCTCCTCATTACCCTCtacctcatcctcctcacctccgTGTCCACGTCCACGTCCACTGCTACGTCCGCGGCTACTACCTCCCCCCTGCTCTCCCAGAATAGGCGAAGATGATTCTCCTTGCTCCTCGTTCCCCTGCTCATGCGATGAAGAGAGTAACCTCTCCAAACCAAGATCCCCAGGCTCCGACCCACCATTGCCACAGTTACCGccatcgtcaccaccatGGTCATCACaaatctcttcctcctcgtcctcctccttctcctcctccacagtCCTATCTTCAGCAACAACTTGATCAACCAGAGGACGGTTAGAGTTAGAATTGACCGTGATGCTATCCAGTATTTCCTCCTCAATCTCTCTGATCTCACCGGAGGCAACAGGGTGGCGGGGGCGGGTGGAACGGGAGCTTGGGGAGAGGATGCCCTCGTGTTCCAGAATCGTTGCGGTGAATCGGTCGAAGATGTCAGggtcggcggcggtagcTGGGGGTATGGGATCAACAACCtggttttgggtttgggcatcggcttgggcttggactTGTGATTGCCCGGCTTGAGGCCTAGCCTTTTGCTCGGggcgaggttgaggttgaagttgaggtTGTGGTCGGGGTTGGGGAGGGATTTCAGGGTCTTTTTGCCCTTGTTcaggttgttgaggttgttgcccTTGTTGTGTGGAAGCTGGCGAGGCAGCTACCGGAGACTTCCCATTTTTTGAGCGAGTTGATCGCCTGGGCTGGGGTTGCCCACGTTGTTCCGGAAGGGGTTCTGTCTGTTGTCTATTAGGCGGGCTGCTTCTCGGGGCAAACCTGCCGTTGGTGTACGTTGTCGCCGGCCGGTCGGCATTCGCAGCAGGGGTATCGGACCTAGCCCTTGTAGCCATGGCCCCCCTGGCGTTCGCGGCGGTTCGGTTTCGAGTGGAACGGGAGGTGCTGCCGttgatgttgaggttgttgttagAGCTGTTGCGCTCAGGGGAAAGGGGTGGGCCGCTCGCTGTGGCGGCAGGATCATGGTTTTGATCCAGCTCATTGTCGAGCTGGTCACCAATATGAGCATGTGTGTCCTCGTCGTTGTGCCGGGACACATCATGGGTAGAGGGTTGCCCTTGGGGCTGCCCTTGGAGGACTTGGTCTGACTGGTTGTCAGAATTACTGTTGGTTTTGGGCTggggggtggtggaagcAATTCGTGCTTTCTTCGTTGCTGTGGAAGAAGCAGGGGCAGTCGCTTTCCTTTTGCGCGACACAGAGGGGGCATTGTAGGGAAGTTGCTTCAACTCATCATCAGCTGATGTTTGGGCAAGAGCGGCACGTTCGGCACGGGTTCGCGGCCTTTTGCTGGGCTGAGCAGAATCAGCTTCTGTGTCCTTCCGTTTCCGCTTGTTCCTAGATGCCTTTGCTTTAGCCGACTTAGAAGAACTGTCGGGCCTGACTACAGAGCCTTGCGCAACTGAAGCCTCTGCTGTCTTCTCTTCAGGTCGGGTACGCTCTTCTTCACGCTGCCTCAACGCCGCTTGTCGGTTGGCCGCCTCAGGGCCTAGTGCGTCAACATCTACATGAACAGCGTTGTGTCCGGGATCGAGGAATAGGGGGAGGTCTTCAACTTTATCTCTTGAAGCAGCTCGCTGATTTTTGCGGCTGATGGAAACATGGAGAGTCCTCTCAGAAGATGCAGCGCCGCTTGGTGAGGTCAAGGATGCCTCGACCACAAGTCTTCCGGCCAAGTGAGAGCCAAGGTGCCACAGGTCGTAGCAATCCCCAATCGGGATGAGAACATTGGTGTTAGGGTTTGAGTCGCTGTTGTCTGTCGCGTTTCTGGCTGAACCAGCACTTGCTCCAGCTTCGCCGACGTTGCCATCCTTGTTTTTGTCTGCCGCAACCTCCTGAGTATAGTTGGGGTTGCAGACAAGCTTCATCTCCGTGCCCGTATATCTGTTATACACGCTCGCCGTATGCTTTGTATCATGTCCGACCAAGAGATATGCGACTTCCTCCCACTCAGCGTCGTGTACGGGCCCAACCCTCTGCTGAAGAGCAATCACTGCGCCCTGCTCGAAGAACTGGGCTACCGTCAGCTTCTTCACATGGGCCAATGCTGCGCCGTGACAGTTGCACGATGAAAGCCAAGTGACATCGATCTCGGTTGTATACTTGATTCGTTCTTCCGGGATATCGCAGTCGGCAAAGACTGCTTCCCTTGCTTTGTTGCTCTGGAGAGTTCCTCCGGCTACCACCACGCCGAATTTCTTGTCTCTGCTATAACCCTTCAACTTCTTGAGCTGCTCTTTGGCCATTGCGAATGGTCTCTCAAGCGCCGTGTCGAAGCAGCGCTTAATTTCCTCGTGTGGTAGACTGACAGTGGTGAGGGTAGCATGTTCATCGAAGCAAACAAGGGGGAGAAGACTACCCGCCGTGATTTGATCCAGAAAGCCAATTTTCTTCGTGTTGAAATCACCAAGTAGTTTgaacttcttcctttcatCGGTATCTGCCACTTCAGTCTCCGCAAGCTTTTCGCTAATCAACTGGCCAACTTGGTGAGACCACATCTCGCTCCCACCGGCGCAGCCGCCAGAGTCCAGCTCCAGAAAGGTCATACTAGAGTTGCCAGAGCCGCCAGTGCTCTTGGTTCTCTTCAGTTCCATGGTGGCAAAAGACATGGAGTGGCCTCCAAagtcgaggaagaggacaaCATCCCAGTCTTCGAGCTCCCTTTCCTCGTGAAGAATAATATATCGCGCTAATGCATCAGCCTCACCGCAGAAGTGGATGTCCTTCTTAATCTTCTGGCCCTCTTCGTTGCGATAGGCGAAAGTCTCCGTGATAATAGACTCGTAAACATTTTCGAAACGTGCGTCCCACTGGCTGGGAACGGTCAGGATGATTTCGTCGAAAAACATATGTTTTCTCTTGGTGTACTCGTCCACGCGCTCTTTCAAGCGTCCAAACAGCATGGCTAAGATGGTTCGGCAGTCTTCACGGAGCTGTATATCCTCCTTAAGGGCCATAAGGTCTGCTGAGAGAGGATAATCGGCCATGACGGACTCATCAACGTTGGCGAGGATGTACATCAGGTACTTGGCGGATACATGGCCAGGCTCGGAGGCGGCGTCGGCCCCGATCTTAGCAAAGGGATCGTTGGGGTCGAGGGGGCAGCAAGAGACAGGAAAGTCACCCCTACACGTGACAGTTGCGCCTGCGTCTTTATTGGCTTGTACATCTCTGTTTTGAACTGGATGGAAAGTGTAAGGCGCTTCGCACTCGACAAAAGCGGCACGGAGCGCGGTGCTGCCAAGGTCAATGGCGAGAATACTACGAGGTGATGAGTTAGCGAGATGCCAGGTAGGTCAGGACATCCCATGATGAAAGAGCGGGGtcaaagggaaagaagcgCGTGGCTGCCAGTGTTTTAAGAAGTGGATAATTGTGGTTTGGATGCTAGACATCAATACCACGTCGCCAAGGGACGGTTGTCTGCCACGGATGTGAAAGGAAACACGTGTTAAGTATGGCTTACCATTTCCTGAGGGCGGTCTTGTCCATGGTGGCGGATTTATTGGACGCAGTCTGATCCATGGTGTCGTTGAGAGAAAGGTGACGTGCTGTGTTGGTGCGTTACGTGAAGGTTGTAGTAGCAGATAGTTGCTTTGAGCTTCTCTTCGTGAAGAGAACTGGATGCCAAAGACGATGGAAGTGCAATATGGGTTGATCCAAGTTTGGGAAGATAGAAAGCGATTGTTGCGAGTGAGTTGCTGGTGATGGTTGGGGGGAGCTTGTAAAAGGCCGAAGGCCGAGGGGAAAATCTGTGAGAGGCACGAACTTATTGTCGATTCTCCAGAATAAGAAAACACCAAAAAGGGGGCGGGGTGGTTGGTTTCAGTGAAGGTGTTGGTATTGTGCGGACTAAGGGACAGTCGATTGAATAAGGTTTACAATAAGTTAGGCTTGGCAGCAAGGAGGGTCTGCGCAAAGAGGTAGAGTGGAAGGTACCTCGCGTGGGGCGGTAAGGAGAGGTTAAAATACTGGGCCGGTGGTATGATGTTGAACATGAAGTGAGAGATGACCTGGGTGGTTTGTTTACATGTAGACTGAAAACACTGTCGCCTGGCCTCCGGCCTGGTTCTTGCTAGCCAGGACACCATGGACGCCAGCAGAATCTTGGTCTTGACTAGTGACAGTTAGAATCTATATACAATTTGGAGTGATGAATCAGGACTACCTGGACGTGATCCCCAACATGGGGAATCTTTCACTACGTATAACATTATTGTGGTATTGGATTTCGGCATGGCATCACAGTACGACATCTTCCTTCGGACCCGCAGCAGCTTTGACTAGAGCTGCCGGTATCAGTATCACCTACAAAGTCAACTTCTCTGCCACCGAGGCACATCTAATGTTCATATGCCCTTATTATTTCAGGAAATTGGTGCAAGAAGTGGCAGCGATGGAGGATTCCTCGTGAACCGGTTCCCCCCAAAGCAATTACGTGCCCACCCTCTTTTCCTTATATCACCAACGCAAACAACCCTCAACGAACTTGATTCAGTTCTCTCCTATTCTCTTTGACATGCCAATTCTGCCTATGTCTGGTATCTTTGAAAGTTTCGCGTAAAATATTTCCAAAATTCAGAGTGTCTGTCCGATGTCAAAACGTAATCAGATGCCAAGCTTTGGGCCCCTTGACCCAAGACTGGTATTGACCTTTCCAGGGATTGACTTGGGGGAAACTGGGTATGAAGCTTCCAGAAATGCCAGTAAAAATCTTTTTGATTAAAGAATTTCATGTAGCAGTTGATAATGGGTTACGTGTGGAATTTCGAGTGTGTTCCAAAAACTCGTCACTCGTCTTGGGAACACTATCCCAACCAGCAAGAACAACACTGGAACTTGTACACACCCACTCCTGACCGACCATTATTCGCATGTAGCTTGAAAATGAGTCTTGTCTGCGATTCCAAAGCCTCACCACCCCAAATACACTCGGTAATAGTGTCGACATGCTTCAGCCAATTACCTTGTAGCTATCTCGGAAGGGTTCTTGGTCGTATCATACTCAATCGCGAGATACGTTTCTGAGCCACTTTTCCAAAATCTTCTGTTGAGCATTGCTCAAGAGACGTGATATCCAGCCGGATGTTGCcagtccttctccttccctccaACAGTCCATATACAGCAGTCCATCAAAAGTTCGGATGGATGTTGTCAGCTAtaacttccacttctactTCCACAAGCAGCTTCACATGGGATGGGACATTCACAAAAATTAATGCAAAAACCAGTCACCGAACCACGGTTAGAAAAGCACAACTACAAcgtaataaaaaaaaactcaaCATACCAAGACAAGCGAGAGTCAAGCAAAGGTGGTCAAGAGCAGGGATGTTGAATTTGACCAAATGGCAGATTAACAGCCCTACGGGCCTAAGAAAAGGGATATAACAACAGAAACTCAACTGTCACAAGAGGAGGTGGgtcagaaggagaaggaatagACCACTAGATAGCGCAAAATTAAACAGAAAGGGGTACCTTTGTTCAACATGGACAGTTAATTTCCACATTTAGCAAAGTGAAATCAAAACGTCTCTTGAGCAGGAGGAAAAAGCAGAGAGCAAATCGGCCCCATGGCAACCTTCAAGACAGTCGCCTTGAGCGTGGTGACTTGCAAAGGGTGAACAAACAAGGTTGGTTTCCATGGTAAACTATCACCCTATATCAACCAAACCTGTTGGCACACACCCTTTTGTGCCAATCCAAGCTTATGAAGGCAGTAACCTGGCCATAAGTCATCCATTACCCCGTCAACCCCAAGATCACATCAGAAGAACCTCAGATACAACCTACACAGCAGACAGTAGATGTCGAGTTCACCCAGCCACAtactcttcctcatcaaccaccGTCCCCTCCTTCCACGAGTCCTCCACCCATTCCCCCTTGACGATCCTCGGCATCGGACTTCCCATCTCTCTCAAGCTAATTTTATACCTTAATTCCGCCGCAat
Proteins encoded in this region:
- a CDS encoding chromosome condensation protein, whose amino-acid sequence is MMTAPSDTEGYTGGQGDSPDSPDRNRQRNLVDDHNHNQGQDDGYSQGHVTGTGLHPLHQSQGRYPRASSRRASAAPLNYDVPDDYAHLEASNISPVQNPDEDPITRLDTLERVRTRDRDYLREQRRKPLPPPQEPESSAEDYEREKQAGVVAKRQKVSRLATELYTISYLIFFSLLGTLARLGLQALTSAYPQSPIIFPSIWPNFAGCVVMGFLAEDRMLFRPDWGQQQPNPKKDDDDDEEAKDIDPAAAKKAHMALKKTIPLYVGLATGFCGSFTSFSSFIRDIYLALSNDLAAHGSSAAPVSRNGGYSFMALLAVTITTISLSLSGLFAGAHLAIAIATLFTRFDLGLPYTFVSRILDRLIVLLGFGCWLGAVLLSIWPPDRHSAQPEKERWRGTATFALVFAPLGCLTRFYASAHLNGRLPSFPLGTFVVNMLGTAVLGMAWDLNHVPSLGGVVGCQVLQGVADGFCGCLTTVSTWVSELAALRRRHAYVYGGASVGGGLALMVVVMGSLRWTEGFGEVKCIS